GGTGGGCGTCGGTCCTCCGAAATGGATGCCGGCCTGGCAGGTTGCAGGCTCAGGCGGGAAAGATTGTCGGCAGCGGGATCCCACAGCAGCAGTTTTCCCGGAGGGGAGCTGCGGTCAAATAACGCCGCGCCGACGGTTTCGGCGGATTTCCAGGTTTCGCCACCGCCGACCAGAACCCTGTCCGCGCCGTCCAGTATCAGGGCCTCGACCCCCCTTTTCTTTGTGGCCTCGAGGATTCCTGTGTAACTGGATGCGTCAATGATGCCCAGGATGAAGCCGGGCATGCCGTTTTTCCTCTCGACAGGGCAGACGATGCCGGGCAGTGCCGCCCGGGGTCCATTTGCGGGGAGGGTGACAAGGGTCGGCTTTTCCCGCTGTACAATCTGTCTGACCTCGCGGGGAGAAAACGCAGGTCTGAATGCCGCGGGTATCGGCGTGTCTCCAGGGGCCGAGTGGCGTACGAGCATCCGGCCCCGGTCGTCCCAGACGCTGATCTGGAGCAGGCGCTTTTCCTGCTTCAGCAGCAGCGCGATTTTCATCTCCAGATTGTTTTGCACGGATTCAGGCTGCATCAGCGCGGATAGTTTGCCGGACAGGTCGGCATGCAGGACATCCAGACGGTGTTGTATCGTGCGGCAATGATTTGCCAACTGGTTTTCGGTCCCGGGATGCCAGCAGTCTGAGGGGCCTTGCACATTCAACACGAGAATCACCAGCGCGGGCAGCATAAATGCTGCCGCTATGGCATTGATCTCGGTCTCCAGGAAGGACAGTGCGACGGGACACCGAAGACCCCGGTGCTGCAGAAGATGCAGCAGGGCCGCGGCCAAGATGGCGTTGCCAAGACCGTTGATCGTGGTCCATCCGATAATCTGGACGAGATCTCCGGAGGGATACTGCATCAGTACCCCGTAGACCAGATACAAAACCGGCCAGGCAAGCAACCCCCAGAACAGGATGGCCGCCGCTGTAAGGCTGTTGATGCCGCGCTTCAGAATGAATCCGACCGCCGTCGCTTCCGCGACCCACACAAATTCGGGGATGGCCGCGCGGCCGGAGGCCAGGGCGAACAGCGGCGCCATCAGCGCCGCGCAAGTTCCCCATCCGCCACCGTAAAGTCGCACGATCACGAGCACTGGGATCCCCGCCAGCAGCAGGCGCTCCGGGACCCCGCAGGTGAGGGGCAGGCTGTTGCACAGCAAGACGAGGAGAAAAAGAATACCCAGCATGGCAAACCTGGATTCGGGGGAATGGCTGACCCACCGGTTTTTGACCGCATGAACGCTGGCCAATGGGTTCGGTAAGGTTAAACTATAACAAGATGTTATAATTTTAGGAGTAAAAAATGTTTTTTCGGCACGGGAAAGAGAGTTTTTTTCTTTTAAGTGAAAAATGAAGAGGCCATACGAAAAAGGTTGGAATCACGGATGATCAGGTATAATATAACCGAAAAGGTCAGATATGCATTTGACACCAAAGGCCTTGTTTCCGAAGAAAGGAGGCAGATATGCGTATCGACATCATTTGCAGGCCGGATTGCGGTGATCGCTGCCACGCGACGCTGACCAATGTACGCCAGGCTCTGGAACAGATGCGACTCGATGCCGAAGTGCATCTTTACAAGGACCCCCGCAAGATGATCGACAACCGGGTATACGTCACGCCGGCGTTGATGCTGGATGATGTGGTGCGGATTTCCGGTCGGGTTCCGGAAGTTGTTGAAATCAAGGCGCTGATCGCGGAGCGGGCCCGGTACATGCGGCGCCTGCGTGATGCGGTCTGAGGGGCGGGCGCGCCGGGTCCTATTTGGCCTTGGCGCGCAGCTTCGGTTTGCCGTTTTCGATTACGATGCGAAATTCCACGTTCTGCTTGCCGTATTTTTCCAGTATCTGCGCTTTCTGCTTTTCCAGGTATGCGTCAAACTGGCTTCGGCCGGGGGGCGGAGTTTTCAGGGCGCAGCTCTGATGGGCCCGCAACAGATTTTCGTAAAGATCGTCGGATGGAAGGGCTTTGGCGGGATCAGCGGCAGTTTTGGCGGGGCGCCGTTCGGTGTGACGGTGATATTTACCCTCGTCGATGAGTCGCTGGATGCGGTTCCATTGGGTTGCGTAGGTGTGGTAGCGGCTTGACAGGGAATCGAAAAGAAACCGGTGGTCGGTTTTGATGATCCTGCGGGTCGCCAGAGCGCGGAGTTTTCTTTCTATTTCGGTTCGTTGTTTGAGCGGCTCGCGTTTTTCCTCGCCGGAAAAGTAGCGTTCGTAAAGCAGTTCGAGTTCGCGCAGCTCCAAGGCGATATCGTCAAGTTTTTTTTTGAATACCCTGCGTTCATCCATAAATGTCTCACATACCTCCATTGCAGTTCGCTAATTCTACTTGTAAACTCTCAGAAAAGCAAAGAAATTCCTTCGGCCGGAAAGAATGGCGCGGTTTGTCGCCGTTTCGCCGCGCTGTCCTTGACTCATGGGCATGTTTGCCGGATAATGACGCGATTTTTGTCCTGGAGGTTCACAATGCAGCATAACAGACTGGCTGCGGTCATCCTGGCCGCCGGCAAAGGAACCCGCATGAAATCGGAGCAGCCCAAAGTGGTACACCCGGTTGCGGGGCTTCCGATGGTGACCTTTCCGGTAGAGAGAGCCGAGGCCCTCGGCTGCCGGCCGACGGTATTGGTGGTCGGTCATGGCGCGGAGGCCGTTCGATCCGCTGTGGCCGATCACGAAGTGGGCTTTGCCCTGCAGGTCGAGCAGCTCGGAACCGGCCATGCTCTGCTGTGTGCCCGCGAGGCCTTGCGGGATTTTCGAGGCACTTTGCTGCTGCTTTGCGGGGACGTTCCGCTGTTGCGGCACGAAACCCTCGAAGGTCTGGTCGCCGAACATGAAAAACGGCGCGCGGCGGTTACGGTGCTGACCGCCGAACTGAATGATCCCTTCGGCTACGGCCGGGTGTTGCGGGAAGGCGATGAGGTCCTGGGCATCATCGAGGAAAAAGATGCCTCCGACGAACAGCGAAGGATACGGGAAATAAATACCGGTATTTATGTCTTTGAGGCTCCGTTTGTATTCGAGGCCCTGACCGGGGTTGGGTGCGATAATGCCCAGCGTGAATATTACCTGACCGACGTGCTGGCCGCGGCCCGCGCCGCCGGGCGGCGGGTCGGAGCCGTTCTTCTGGAGGATGCCGACGAAGCCATGGGGATCAACGACCGCGTGCAGTTGGCAAAAGCTTCGTCCGTCATGCGGCGGCGCATCAACGAAAAACTCATGCGCGCCGGGGTCACTTTTATCGATCCCGACCAGACCTATGTCGAGCCGCGGGTCGAGATCGCTCCCGATACCGTGGTTTACCCGGGGGTGTTTCTCGGCGGTGTGACACGTATCGGCAGCGGCTGCGTTATCGAAGCACAGGTCACCATCCGGGATTGCCGGCTGGCCGATAACGTCCACGTCAAGCCCGGTTCCGTGCTGGAAGGTTCCGAGATCGGCACCGAGACGGTGATCGGTCCCATGGCCCACCTGCGCCCGGGCACCGTATTGGCCGGCCACAACAAGATCGGCAACTTTGTCGAAACCAAAAAGGCCCATATCGGGTCAGGCTCCAAAGCCAGCCATCTGACCTATATCGGCGATGCCGAACTTGGCGCCAACGTCAACATCGGTTGTGGCACCATTACCTGCAACTACGACGGCGTCAACAAACACAAAACCATTATCGAGGATGACGTGTTTGTCGGCAGTGATACCCAATTTGTGGCTCCGGTGCGGATTGGTCGCAACAGCCTGATCGGCGCCGGGTCGACCATTACCAAGGATGTGCCGGCCGATGCTCTGGCCCTGTCCCGAAGTCAGCAGCGGGTGGTCGAGGGATGGCGCTTGCGCCATGACCCGAAATGCAAGAAGAAGGATTGATGCGCCTTTTTGCGGCTTTTTCCCGACAGGGCGTATATTCAGGAAAAATAAAGGAAGATTGCCATGTGTGGAATCGTTGGATACGTAGGTCCCCGTGAGGCCATGCCCATCATCATCGACGGTCTGCGCCGCCTCGAATATCGCGGTTACGATTCAGCCGGCATCGCCATCATCAACGAAGGCCGCATCGCCATCCGTCGTGCCAAGGGCAAACTCTGCGAACTGGAAAATATTCTGAAGCAGCAGCCTCTTGTCGGGGGGCGCGGCATCGGCCATACCCGGTGGGCAACCCATGGCCGCCCGTCGGAAACCAACGCCCATCCGCACTATGCCGGCAACGTAGCGGTGGTTCACAACGGCATCATCGAAAACTATCTCGAACTCAAGGAGCGGCTGATCGGCCAGGGGCACGCATTCAGCTCCGAGACCGACACCGAGATCATCGCCCATCTTGTTGACCAACATCTGCGCGAGTGCGGGGATTTTGAAATCGCCGTGCGCCGTGCCCTCGGCGAGGTACGCGGTGCTTATGCCGTGGCTATCCTGTGCGAATGCGAACCGGAAAAAATGATCGCTGCCCGCCTCGGTTCGCCGCTGGTGGTCGGGCAGGGGCAGGGTGAGTTTTTCGTCGCTTCCGATATCCCCGCGATGCTGTCCCACACCCGGGAAATGATCTTTCTCGATGAAGGGGAAATGGCGATTTTCGCCAATGGTACCATGCGGTTTACCGATCTGCAGGGTACGAGTGTCCAGAAGACCTCCCGGACCATCACCTGGAATCCGCTGATGGCCGAGAAGGGCGGTTTCAAGCATTTCATGCTCAAGGAGATCTACGAACAGCCCCGCGCCGTCTCCGATACCCTGGCGGGCCGCCTGTTCCCCGAACGGGGCGAGATTTTTCTTGAAGGCCTCAACCTTACGGATGAGCAGTTGCGGGGGGTTGAAAAGCTCAACATCGTCGCTTGCGGTACCTCCTGGCATGCGGCCCTTGGCGGGAAATTTCTCATCGAAAAAATGGCGCGTCTTTCCGTCGAGGTCGACATCGCCAGCGAGTTTCGTTATCGCGATCCGCTGGTCGATGAACACACCCTGACCGTGCTTATCAGCCAGAGCGGCGAGACAGCCGATACCCTGGCGGCCCTGCGCGAGGCCAAAGCCAAGGGCGGCATCACGGTGGCGATCTGCAACGTGGTCGAGTCATCCATCGCCCGCGAAAGCGACGGTGTCATTTATACCCACGCCGGTCCCGAGATCGGGGTCGCCTCCACCAAGGCTTTTACCACCCAGTTGGTGGCTCTCTACCTGCTGGCTCTGCATCTCGGCCGGGTGCGAGGCATGATCGATGCCGTGCGTTGCCGGGAGCTCATCGAGCCTTTGCTGAGCCTGCCCCGGAAGATGGAGCAGGCCCTCGAATCCGA
This portion of the Syntrophotalea acetylenica genome encodes:
- a CDS encoding thioredoxin family protein, producing MRIDIICRPDCGDRCHATLTNVRQALEQMRLDAEVHLYKDPRKMIDNRVYVTPALMLDDVVRISGRVPEVVEIKALIAERARYMRRLRDAV
- the glmS gene encoding glutamine--fructose-6-phosphate transaminase (isomerizing), producing MCGIVGYVGPREAMPIIIDGLRRLEYRGYDSAGIAIINEGRIAIRRAKGKLCELENILKQQPLVGGRGIGHTRWATHGRPSETNAHPHYAGNVAVVHNGIIENYLELKERLIGQGHAFSSETDTEIIAHLVDQHLRECGDFEIAVRRALGEVRGAYAVAILCECEPEKMIAARLGSPLVVGQGQGEFFVASDIPAMLSHTREMIFLDEGEMAIFANGTMRFTDLQGTSVQKTSRTITWNPLMAEKGGFKHFMLKEIYEQPRAVSDTLAGRLFPERGEIFLEGLNLTDEQLRGVEKLNIVACGTSWHAALGGKFLIEKMARLSVEVDIASEFRYRDPLVDEHTLTVLISQSGETADTLAALREAKAKGGITVAICNVVESSIARESDGVIYTHAGPEIGVASTKAFTTQLVALYLLALHLGRVRGMIDAVRCRELIEPLLSLPRKMEQALESDEQIQTIAREFMHARDFLYLGRGLQYPIALEGALKLKEISYIHAEGYPAGEMKHGPIALIDENVPVVFLCPINDTFEKAISNMEEVRARSGRVIAVATEGHVGPLGDVDALITVPETTDEIAPVLTSIPMQLLAYHIAVLKGTDVDQPRNLAKSVTVE
- a CDS encoding MXAN_5187 C-terminal domain-containing protein encodes the protein MDERRVFKKKLDDIALELRELELLYERYFSGEEKREPLKQRTEIERKLRALATRRIIKTDHRFLFDSLSSRYHTYATQWNRIQRLIDEGKYHRHTERRPAKTAADPAKALPSDDLYENLLRAHQSCALKTPPPGRSQFDAYLEKQKAQILEKYGKQNVEFRIVIENGKPKLRAKAK
- the glmU gene encoding bifunctional UDP-N-acetylglucosamine diphosphorylase/glucosamine-1-phosphate N-acetyltransferase GlmU; protein product: MQHNRLAAVILAAGKGTRMKSEQPKVVHPVAGLPMVTFPVERAEALGCRPTVLVVGHGAEAVRSAVADHEVGFALQVEQLGTGHALLCAREALRDFRGTLLLLCGDVPLLRHETLEGLVAEHEKRRAAVTVLTAELNDPFGYGRVLREGDEVLGIIEEKDASDEQRRIREINTGIYVFEAPFVFEALTGVGCDNAQREYYLTDVLAAARAAGRRVGAVLLEDADEAMGINDRVQLAKASSVMRRRINEKLMRAGVTFIDPDQTYVEPRVEIAPDTVVYPGVFLGGVTRIGSGCVIEAQVTIRDCRLADNVHVKPGSVLEGSEIGTETVIGPMAHLRPGTVLAGHNKIGNFVETKKAHIGSGSKASHLTYIGDAELGANVNIGCGTITCNYDGVNKHKTIIEDDVFVGSDTQFVAPVRIGRNSLIGAGSTITKDVPADALALSRSQQRVVEGWRLRHDPKCKKKD